DNA from Nitrososphaerota archaeon:
TAAACTTATATTAACAATTAAACAATATGATGTAGATGGAATAATTCATCTTGCAGCAATAATATTTGAAAGTGTATGTAGACAAAATTTAATTGAATGTTTTAGAACAAATGTTATAGGAACATTGAATGTTCTAGAAGCTGCTAGAAATCAAAATTTAAAAAAAGTAATTTATGCAAGTTCTAGAGCTGTTTTTGGAGAAAGAAAAGGATTAGAACCTATTAAAGAAGATGATCCAATTAATCCATCAGGTTTTTATGGTTATACTAAAGCAATATCTGAAACTTTAATGGAAGCTTATTATAAAATCTATAATATAAACTCTATTATAATAAGAACTGCATGGGTTTATGGAATAGGTCAAACTGAACTTTTTCATCCAATTACACGTTATCTTAGAGCAATAGCAAAAGGAGAAGAAATAAAAGAAGAATCTGGAGCAGATTTTTTTGCTAATTTTTCATACTCTAAGGACGTTGCTAATGGTATTTACTTACTTTACACTGCAAAGAAATTAAAGCATAGAGTATATCATATTGGAAGTGGTAAAAATTATACTATACGCGAAGTTGTAAATGCAATTAAAGAAGTTATACCTGAAGCAAAAATTTCAATAGGTCCAGGTTTAGGAGACTATATAAAAGAACATCCGCTTAGGGGTCCTTTAGATATAACACGTATAAAAGAAGAATTAAACTTTAAACCTTATGAATTAAAAGAAGCTATAAAAGAATATTATACTTTAATTAAAAAATTTGAATATACTTAATTAAAAATTTTCTTACTTTAGAAAATAAAAATAAAAACATTTTTATAATTTTTCTAATATTTTTTCTAACTTTTTTGAAAAATTTGTTTTAAGAAGCTTTAAAGGATTTGATAAATTTTTCTCTATTTTATAATCAAATGGTATATATCCTAAATATTTTACTTTATATTTTTTCGCTAATGTTACAACACTCTTTTCTTTTCCTTTTTTCATGTTTTCTATTATTCCCAATATTTTTACATTTGAAATTTTTAGCATTTCTATAACTTTTTTAAAAGTTTCTATAGCAAGCTTAGATGGAGTTGTTATAATTAGCACTTCACAATTTTTAACAAGTTTAATAATATCTAATACTTCATCACCAATTCCAGGAGGCATATCAATAAATAAATAATCAAGAGAATTCCATTTAACTATTGTAAATATTTCTATTATCGTATCTGTTATTTCTTTCCCTCTTAATGGTAATGGTTTTTCTTTAGAATAATACACAATAGACATGAATTTTATTCCATGTGCTATTGGAGGAATAACTCCTTTATTTTCAATTGGTTTTCCATTAAAAAAGCCAAGTATTGTATGACATGATGGATTTTGAATATCTAAATCTAATAATCCAACATTTTTCCCATTTTTAGAAAGGATTAAACTTGATATTGTTGCAATTAAAGATTTTCCAACTCCACCTTTTCCACTTAATACAACTATTATTCTATTTATTTTTTCTAAACGTTTATTTATAATTGATATTCTTGGATCATTATCATTTTCTCTACTCATATCATTTTCCTCATTAAAATCATTTTATTTTTTCAATCCATACATCTTTTCCCTTAATTATTTCAAAATCCATGCTATTACATTTTGGGCAATTAATAAATGAGTGAATTATTTCTGGAATAAAATGTATTGCCTCAATATTTTGCTCTTCAATCTTTCTTTTTGCTTCTTTATAACTCCATTCATATTCACAAACTCTGCACTTCAATATTGCTTCTTCAATACTTATATTAAAAATAGCCCCTTCTAAAAGAGTATTTTCAGATAAAGTTTTTAAAGCAAGAGAAAGTATTTCTATATCTATTTGTCTTAGCTCACCTATTTTAATTTCTACTTCTAATATTTTTCTAATATTCATTTCATTAGCTTTTTCTATTATATAAGATATAATAGATTCGGCTAAAGCCCATTCATGCATACTTATTCACTCTTTTTTATGCATTTAAGAAGATATTAAATAATAAATTTAATGTTTATAAAAGATATTTCTCATAAATATTGTTTCCATTTTTTAAATAAGTAAAATTAAAAATTATGGGAAAGCTTCGAGATTTTTTATTCTATTCCTATCTTTAAAAGCTTTTCACAATATTCTCTAGAACTACTATAAGCTTCTTTGAAAATTTTAAAAATTTCTTTGTATATTTTAACATTTTCCAATATTGGTTCATGCTCTTCTTCATCTTTTACTAATTCTTTTGTAGCTTCCTCCATACTCTTATATTCTCCTATTGCTATTCCTGCTAATATTGCTGCGCCTAAAGCTGATGCTTCTTCAACATTAGTTTTAACAACTTTTTTCTCAAAAATATCGCTTATAATTTGTCTCCATAGATATGATTTTGCTCCACCTCCACCTATTTTAATTAAATCTATTTTAGTATATTCTTCTAAAGCATCAGCTATCCATTTCATTGTAAAAGATACTCCTTCAATTATTGATCTTATAATATGTCCTTTTTTATGTCCAAGACTTAAACCAAATAGCATTCCTCTAACATAAGGGTCTCTTATTGGAAACCTTTCTCCAGACATAAAAGGTAAAAACATAAGGCCATTACATCCTGCTGGAATTTTTTCAGCTTGTTCATCTAAGATTTTATAAACATCTATTCCTAATTCTATAGCTTTTTCTTTCTCTTTTTCAGCAAAATTATCTTTATACCATTTTAAAATAATTCCACAATTGTTTACTGCTCCACCACATAACCAATGTTTTGAAGCAACATAGTAACAGAAAAACCTCATTTTTTCATTATCCCACATTGGATGTTTTGATACAATTCTAACAGCTCCACTTGAACCTAAATTTATTGCACAAATACCATTTTTTACAGCACCAAGTCCAACATTAGATAATGCACCATCAGATGCTCCTAGAGCTACAGGTATTCCTTCTTCTAAACCCAATTGTGTTGCAACATTAGCTGGAAGCTTCTCAAAAACTTTATCACCTTCAATTAAAATTGGAAGATTATCTTCTGTAATTCCAATAGTTTCTAAAATTTTTTCATCCCATTTTATAGAAGTGATATTAAGCAATTGAGAACCAGATGCAATAGAAGGATTTGTATAATGATTTCCAAATAGTCTAAAGATTACATAATCTTGTGCTGATAAAAATTTTTTACATTTAGAAAAAATATTTGGCAAATTTTCTTTAATCCAAAGTATTTTTGGAGCTACATAAACAAAAAGTGGTGGACAACCTGTTCTTTTATAAATTTCTTTTGCTCCTAAAATTTCTTCAAGTTTTTTTGCTTGTTCTCCAGCTCTAACATCAGCCCATGGAATAAGATTGGTTAAAGGCTTTCCATTTTTATCAAGACAACATAAGCCATGCATTTGTCCACAGAAACCAATTGCTTTTACATGCTTTTTCACATTTTTTTCAAGAGTATTTATTGCTTTTATTGTGGCATTGTAAAGTTCTTCTGGATTCTGCTCAGCCCAATTTGGTTTAGGATGATAAATATTTATTTCAATTTTTGATTGCCCAACTATTTTTCCTTCAGTATTAAATGCGAATGCTCTAATTGCAGTTGTTCCAATATCTATTCCAAGCAGAATATCTTTATTCAATTTTTTTACATCTCCAATATATTATTTTCATTCATTTTAAAATATTTTTTAAAGCTCAATGAAGTATTTAAATTGAATAAAAATATAGAAGTATTAAATTATGATAAATATTTAAAATTATATTGTAAATTTTTTTTATTTTAAATATGGACTATATTTATTTAGTATTTCTTTTAATTCATTTATTTCATTTTCTTTTAATGGTTTTAATGGAGGACGTGGTATACCACCTGCTAATCCAAGTATATCCAAAGAAGCTTTTATAACACTTATCCAACCATATTTCTTTCTAAATTCATAAATTGGTTTAATTATTTCTTCTATTTCATGAACTTTTTTCCAATCTTTATTAATTGCTGCTTCATAAAGTTCTAATGGTAATTTAGGTATAATACTAGCAATACCACATGTAAATCCTTTTATTCCAAGTTCAAAATAATAACGAATGGTATTCGTTCCATAATCAATTCCAGAAATCCACGCTACTTCTTTATCTATAATATGCATTAATGATGCAAGATTGTCTAAATTTTTCTCTTCATATTTAATAGATATAACATTTTCTAATTCTATTATTTTTCTAAAAGTTGAAAGATTGCATTGAAGTATACTTCCAGTAGCAAAAATTTGAATAGGAAGATCTATCGAATTAATAATTTTTTTATAATATTCATATATTCCATCTTCAGTTATTGGACCAATAGGCGGGAAAATAAGTAAAGTATCTACTCCTATATCTTGAGCATATTTACTTATTTCTAAAGCTGATTTTATACCTGGAGGAATACCTACAATTAAAAACATATTCCCTTTTTCTTCATTAGCAATTTCTAATAATTTTTTATGTTCATTAATAGATAAAGACCATATTTCTCCTGTTCCTCCACATATTGTTATAATTTTTATGTTATTATCTTTTAAGAAAGATATATTCCTCCTAAATCCTTCTTCATTAATTTTCATAAAATCATTTTTATCAAATGGGGTAGTAAGATATGCATGAACTCCTTCTAATCTTTTAATCATTTCCTTCATCATTATTTTAAAAAAATTAAGTGATTATTAAAAATTTACAGGAGGAATTAATTAAAATTATCTTTTTAATGCTCCTTTTACTAAACCTATTATTATATATTTCTGAAGAACCATATAAAGTATTACTGGAACTAATCCAGTAAAAACTGCTACTGCTGATAAACCAACAGGATCTACTATTTCTCCTCCCCATAGAAAGAAATTCATTTCAAGAGGTAATGTATAAAGTTCAGTACTACTTAATAATACTAATGCAAATAATAAATCATTCCAAGAAAGAGTAAATGCAAATACAAATGATGTTACAAGTCCAGGAGCTGATAATGGCAAAGTAATTCTTAAGAAGGACATAAATCTTGTGCATCCATCTATAAGTGCTGATTCTTCCAATTCTATAGGAATTTCACTAAAATAGCTTCTTAACATTAATGTTGAATATGGAAGCGTATATGCAAGGTGTACAAATATTAATCCTTGTAAAGTATTTAATAAACCAATTTGTTTTAAAATAACCATTAATGGTATTGCTAGCATAAATGTAGGGAATATATAAGCAAATAAAATGTAATATGTAACAATTTGTTTACCTTTATAATAAAATCTAGCTAAATTATATCCTGCTAACATTCCAATAGTAGTACTAACAATAGCAGTGATTATAGCAACAAGAAATAGTTAATAAAGGATCAACAATAGCAATTTTTGGAATGATATTTACACTTCCAATAAGCATTTTTCTTTTTCTTTCAGTATCAGTAATCACTGTAAATTTTGTAACTTCACTTCCTGTTCCAGCAGTTGTAGGAACAGCTATTAATGGAGCTTGTGGTTTAGGAATTTTTTCTAATCCTTCATAATCTCTTAAAGAACCGCCATTAGTAGCAAGTAAAGCTATTCCCTTAGCAGTATCTAATATGCTCCCGCCACCAATTGCAATTATTAATTCACAATTTTTTTCTTCATATATTTTTAATCCATTATATACAAAATCCATTTCAGGTTCTTTAGGAATTTCATTAAAAATTTCTATGTTTATATTCATTTTTTTAATAGATTCTATTATTTCTTTTACATAATTTGTTTCGATAACTTTTTTTCCAGTAACTAATAAAATATTTTTTGAATTCATTTCCTTAATTACTTCGATTATTTTTTTATAGCATCCTATTCCATATATGATTCTTTGTGGAATTCTAAATTCAAAATTCTTTATAGGCAACATTTTAAGAAAAATATTGAAGAAAAATCTTATAAGTTTTTAATATAAGGATTTTGATAATTAATTAAAAAATACTTATATTTTAATCGAGATAAATTATTTGAAAAATGATAAAGAAAAAGTTAGGGTCTACAAATTTAGAAGTTTCAATCATAGGATTCGGTGGAATACCTATATCATATTTATCATTAAATGAAGCTATAGAAGTCGTTAAATATGCATTTAATAAAGGAATAAATTTTTTCGACACTGCAAGAGCATATGGGGATAGTGAAGAAAAAATAGGAATAGCATTAAAAGATGTTAGAGAAAAATGTATTATAGCTACAAAAACTCATCATAAAACAAAAGAAGAAGCTGCAAAGAAAGGATTAGAAATAAGTTTATCAAAATTAAAAACGGATAGAATAGATTTAGTTCAATTGCATGGAATAGATGATGAAAATACTCTTAAAAAAGCTATTTCTAAAAATGGTTCTTTAGCAGCTTTAAAAGAAGCTAAAAGGAAAGGAATAATAGATTTTATAGGAATATCAAGTCATAATCCAGAAATACTTTGCAAAGCATTAAAAACAAACGAATTTGATACGGTAATGGTTCCATTTAATTTAATTAATAGAGACGCTAAGAGAATATTCCCTTTAATAAAAGAAATGAATATAGGATTAATTGTAATGAAGCCTTTTGGAGGGCCTTTAAATGAAAGAAGTTTAGAAATGAGAAAGATATTAAACGGTGATTTATATTCCTCTGCTAAAAAAGCATTATCATTTATTTTAAAATATGAAGAAGTTTCTACAATCATTCCCGGATTTTCATCTAAAGAAGAAGTAGATGCAGCTATAAAAACGGTTTATTTTTAAATCTAGAATAAAAAATTAATTATTAAACTAATGGAAAATGACATGCTACAAGTCTATCATTAGAATCTAACGGATTTAAAATTGGTTCTAGTTTAAGACATTTCTCTTTTGTATAAGGACAACGATTATAAAATCTGCATCCCTTAAAACCTATTGGAATATAAGCTTCACCCCTTACTATTTTTTTAATTTTTCTTAAGTCAGGATCGGTACTTGGTAAAGAAGATAAAAGCATATAAGTATATGGATGGGCTGGATTATCTAAAATTTTATTAGTTGAGCCTACTTCAAATATTTTCCCTAAATACATTACAGCAACTCTATCACACATAAAATCTACGATGCTAAGATTGTGCGTTATAAATAAATATGTTAATTTAAAATCCATCTTTAATTTTTTAAATAAGTTTAATATTTGAGCCTGAATGGATAAATCAAGAGCTGAGGTAGGTTCATCTAAAATAATGAATTCAGGTTTTACAGATAATGCTCTTGCAATAGCTACTCTTTGCTTTTGCCCATCACTTAATTCATGAGGGTATCTATTAATGTGTTCAGGTTTTAATCCAACCATTTCTAATAGATTTAATACATAATTAACTACTTCATTCCTATCACAAAGTTTATAAAACTCTATTCCTTCGCTAATTATTTCACCTATTCTCATTCTTGGATTAAGAGAAGCTGTAGGATTTTGAAAAACAATTTGCATTTTCCTCCTAAAGCTTGACATATTTTTTAATTGTGTTATATCCACCCCATTATAAAGTATTTTTCCAGAGTCTGGCTCAATTAATCTGAGTATACATCTTCCTAAAGTAGTCTTTCCACTACCACTTTCTCCTACAAGACCAAGAGTTTCGCCACTTTTAATATCTAAACTTACACCATCTACAGCTTTAACACTTTTCTTTTTAAAAATACCAGTCCTTACATAAAAGTATTTCTTTAAATTGATGATTTTTAAAAGAGAACTATTATTAATCATTTCATATTTATTAAGTGACATGCAACTAAATGCCCCTCTTCAATTTCTAATAATTCAGGATTGTTTTCAATACATTTATCCATTGCATATTCACACCTATTACTAAATCTACATCCTTTAGGAGGATTTATTAAACTAGGTACTATTCCTGGAATTGTTGCAAGCCAATCAACATTACGTTTAGGCAATGCTTTAAGTAAACCAATCGTATATGGATGCTTAGGGTTTTTAAAAATTTGTTTTATAGAGCCTTTCTCAACTATTTTTCCTGCATACATTACAGCAACTCTATCACACATTTCAGCTATTACTCCAAAATCATGACTTATTAATAATATTGAAATATTAAATTCTCTTTGTAACTCTTTCATTAATTCAAGTATTTGAGCTTGAATTGTAACATCAACAGCAGTTGTAGGCTCATCTGCAATTACAAGTTTAGGTTTACAAGCTAGAGCCATGGCTATTACAACTCTTTGCTTCATTCCTCCACTAAGCTCATGAGGATATTTTCTTAAAGTTTTCTCAGGTTCTGGCATTCCAACAATTTCAAGTAATTTAGCAGCCTCCTTATAAGCGTCTTTTTTAGACATATTTTTATGAAACATTAAAACTTCAGCTATTTGAAAACCAACATTCATTAATGGATTTAATGAAGTATTAGGATTTTGGAAAATCATTGATATTTTATTTCCTCTTATTTGATTCATTTCTTCTTCATTTTTAGATAGTAAATCTTCATTGAGAAACATTATTTTCCCACTAACTTTACTATTTTTAGGAAGGAGTTTCATTATAGCTAAACCAGTAGTTGATTTTCCACATCCGCTTTCTCCTACAAGACCAAGAGTTTCCCCTTCATTAATTTCTAAATCTATCCCATCAACTGCTTTTACTTCCCCTTCATCAGTCTCAAAGTAAACTTTTAAATTTGATATTTTAAGTAATTCTAGCATTAAGTTAACCTCCTTAATCTTGGATCAAGAGCTTCTCTTAAACCATCTCCGAGTAAATTTAATCCGATTACTGCTAAAAATATAGCCATTCCAGGAAAAACAGAAACCCAAGGAGCTGTTCTTAAATAATGTCTTCCAGTACTTACCATTGCACCCCATTCAGGAGTAGGTGGTTGAGCACCAAGCCCAAGAAAGCTAAGAGCTGAAGCTACTAATATAGCATCTGCAATTTGTAAAGTTGATAAAACTATTATTGGTGGTAAAACATTAGGTAGAATGTGCTTAAAAATTATTCTAAAACTATTTAATCCTAAAGCTTTTGCACCTTCAATAAATTCAAGTTCTCTAATATAAAGCACAGAACCTCTCACAAGCCTTGCATATATTGGTATAGAAAATATGCCTACAGCAAGTATAGCATTTTCTAATCCTCTACCTATTATTGAAACTATGAAAAGTGCTAATAAGAAATCTGGAAGAGCAAATAAAATATCTACTATTCTCATTATTAAATTGTCTTTCCAACCACCATAATATCCAGAAATTAATCCTAATGGAACTCCAAAAAGTAAACCAATAGATATAACTAATAATCCTACAGTAAGAGATATACGTGAGCCATAAACTACTCTACTAAAAATATCTCTACCAAGATGATCAGTACCCATAGGATGTTCCAAAGATGGGGGGAGTAAAGCTTTTCCAAGCAATTGTTCATTAGGATCATAAGGAGCAATTATTGGAGCAAATAAAGCAATAAGTGATAAGAAAATAACTATAGATAAACCTATTTTAGAGCTCCTTTTTCTTTTTAAAACATTCCAAAGATCTCTTAATGAAAAGAAATAATCTGTTAATTTTGTAGAGAGTTTTGTTATTTTAAACATTTTTACTCACTAATTACTCATATCTAATCCTTGGATCTATGATCCCGTAAATTAAATCAATAAATAAATTAATTGATACAAATAATATTGAGTAAATTAATACTATTCCTTGGACTAGTGGATAATCTCTTGAAATTATAGCATCTACTAAAAGCCTACCGATACCTGGCCAAGCAAAAACTGTTTCTGTTACTATAGCTCCACCTAATAAATAACCAAATTGCATTCCAATTATTGTTATTAATTGAATAAGAACATTTCTAATACAATGTCTAAAAATTATTATATTCATTTTAAGTCCTTTTGCTTTAGCTGTTCTAATATATTCTTGTTCTAATACTTCAATCATACTAGATCTTGTTATTCTAGCAAAAACTCCTGCAGATGGAGCTGCTATAGTTATCGAAGGAAGTATTATATGAGATAATCCTTCAATTGTCCATAATGGTCCACCTCTTTCACCTACTGGTAAAATTCCTAAACTTAAAGAGAAAATATAAATTAATATTAAACCCATCCAAAAAACTGGAATTGAAACTCCAGAAAGTGCAAAAATTGAGAGTAATGTGTCTGATAATTCTCCCCTTTTAATAGCTGCAATTATTCCTATTGGAATACCTATAATTATTGCAAGCAATAAACCCATAATGGTTAATTCTATTGTATTTGGTAAACGTGAAAATATTTCAAAAGCAACAGGTCTATTCGTTCTTATTGAAATACCTAAATCTCCTTTAAGGATATTTGAAATCCATTTAATAAATTGAATATGAATAGGCTCTTTTAAACCAAGTTGAATACGTATTCTTTCAACATCTTCTTCACTAGCCATAATTCCAGCTATAGTTCTAGCTGGATCTCCTGGAATAAGCCTAATCATTATAAATACTAAAAAACTAACAGTTAAAATAACTGGAAAAAAATAAAAAAGGCGTTTAATGAAGTATCTTAAAACCATGTTTTTTTAGCCACCCTTTGGTGAAGTAAAGTAAGATTTATAGAAATCTATTTCGCCTTCTGATGGAGTTAAAATTACGCCTCCTACTATTTTCTTTGTAGCTACCATAGTATATTTACTATAGAAATGAATCCATGCTACATCATCAACTATTAATTTTTGTGCTTCTGCTGCCAATTTCTTCCTTTCTTCGAAAGATGGAGTTTGAGATACTTTTATAATAAGCTCATCTACTTTACTATTATTGTATAAGCCACAATTTGCCCAACCAGTTGAATAGAATAGGAATGGGAAATAATGGTCTGGATCGCCAGCGCCAGCTGCCCACCAAATATACCCTGCATCAAATTGATGAGTTACAAGCATATCAACCCATGTTCCATATTCGAAAATTTGAATTTTCATATCTATTCCTATTTTTCTAAGATAGCTCTGCACAGCTGTTACAAGATCTTCAGCTTCTTTACCCTCTTGGGTTATACATACAAATGAGAATTTTTTACCATCTTTTTCTAGTATACCATCTGGACCTGGTTTCCATCCAGCTTCTTCTAAAAGAGCTTTAGCTTTTTCAGGATTATATTCGAATTTATTAACATCTTCTGTATATGCCCAGGATGCTAATGGTAATGGTGAATATATCCTTACACCTATACCTTTAAATAGAGTATTAACTATTTCATCTTTATCTATCGCATAATTTAATGCTTGTCTAACACGTTTATCCATGAAGAATTCACTTTTACAATTAAATACAATACCAAATGTTGTATAACCTGGCATTTTGTAAACTTTTATATTAGGATCTTTTTCTAATATTTCAAGAGATTCTTTAGGTATAGAAAGTATTACATCCACTTGACCTGCTTGTAAAGCTGCTACTTGAGCTGCACTTTCAGGCATCGGTTTAAATATTAAAGTATCTATCATGGGTGCTCCTCCCCAATAATCCGGATTTTTTACAAGAACTACTCTTTCTCCAGGAATCCATTCTTTAAACATAAAAGGCCCTGTTCCAACAGGATGGTTTGAAAAATCATCTCCATATTTTTTAACTGCTGTTGGGCTTACTATCATTGCTCCTTGATTTCTTATTATTCTATCCAAGAAAGATGCTAATGGATTTTTTAAATGAAAAACTACTGTGTATTCATCAATAACTTCTACACTTTCTACATTATCTCTAAAATCTTGCGATAATGGAGATTTACTTTGAGGGTCTAAAACTCTATCTATAGTAAATTTTACTGCTTCTGCATTAAATGGAGTCCCGTCATGAAACTTCACACCTTTTCTTAATTTAAAAGTCCATGTTTTAGCATCTTCTGAAGCTTCCCAAGAAATCGCTAACCCAGGTTCATATTGTTTTGTTTCATGATTATATCTTACTAGAAAATCAAATATTTGATAAGCAATAGTAGCTGTTGGAACATCTGTTATAAGCATTGGATCCATTCTAAGAACATCTGCTATATTAGCTATGACTAATTCTCCACCATATTTTCCTGTTATTTCCGTTTTAGTAGGAGCTGTAGTAATTAAAGTTGTTTCTACTGGTTTTTGTGGAGGCGCTTGGAAAAAGTATAGCCATGCAAAAGCTATTATGAGAACTATAGCAATAATTATGGCAATAGCTAATAGTTTAAATTTTTGAGGGAAGGTATTCACCCCCTTTTTCTTTTTTTTTTACTCTTTTTTATTTTCAAAAATTTTTTAATTAAAAGTATTTAAAATTTTCGGTCTTGATTTATTAATATTTTAATTAAAAAAGAATAAAAGCTTAAATAAATTCTTGTTTTTAAAAAGTATAAAGTGATTAAGAATGAAGGAAATTTTTTCTCCTGTAAAAACATTTTCAATGGTTGTAAGAGGAAAAAATGGAGCATTTGGAGTAGCTGTTGCAACAGCTGCACCTGCTGTTGGAGCACTTTGCCCATTTGCTGAAGCAAATGTAGGAGCAATAGCAACACAATCATTTGTAAATGTAAATTTAGGAAGAAAAGGAATACAATTAATGAAGCAAGGATTACA
Protein-coding regions in this window:
- a CDS encoding ABC transporter permease, with product MFKITKLSTKLTDYFFSLRDLWNVLKRKRSSKIGLSIVIFLSLIALFAPIIAPYDPNEQLLGKALLPPSLEHPMGTDHLGRDIFSRVVYGSRISLTVGLLVISIGLLFGVPLGLISGYYGGWKDNLIMRIVDILFALPDFLLALFIVSIIGRGLENAILAVGIFSIPIYARLVRGSVLYIRELEFIEGAKALGLNSFRIIFKHILPNVLPPIIVLSTLQIADAILVASALSFLGLGAQPPTPEWGAMVSTGRHYLRTAPWVSVFPGMAIFLAVIGLNLLGDGLREALDPRLRRLT
- a CDS encoding ABC transporter substrate-binding protein is translated as MNTFPQKFKLLAIAIIIAIVLIIAFAWLYFFQAPPQKPVETTLITTAPTKTEITGKYGGELVIANIADVLRMDPMLITDVPTATIAYQIFDFLVRYNHETKQYEPGLAISWEASEDAKTWTFKLRKGVKFHDGTPFNAEAVKFTIDRVLDPQSKSPLSQDFRDNVESVEVIDEYTVVFHLKNPLASFLDRIIRNQGAMIVSPTAVKKYGDDFSNHPVGTGPFMFKEWIPGERVVLVKNPDYWGGAPMIDTLIFKPMPESAAQVAALQAGQVDVILSIPKESLEILEKDPNIKVYKMPGYTTFGIVFNCKSEFFMDKRVRQALNYAIDKDEIVNTLFKGIGVRIYSPLPLASWAYTEDVNKFEYNPEKAKALLEEAGWKPGPDGILEKDGKKFSFVCITQEGKEAEDLVTAVQSYLRKIGIDMKIQIFEYGTWVDMLVTHQFDAGYIWWAAGAGDPDHYFPFLFYSTGWANCGLYNNSKVDELIIKVSQTPSFEERKKLAAEAQKLIVDDVAWIHFYSKYTMVATKKIVGGVILTPSEGEIDFYKSYFTSPKGG
- a CDS encoding ABC transporter permease, whose product is MVLRYFIKRLFYFFPVILTVSFLVFIMIRLIPGDPARTIAGIMASEEDVERIRIQLGLKEPIHIQFIKWISNILKGDLGISIRTNRPVAFEIFSRLPNTIELTIMGLLLAIIIGIPIGIIAAIKRGELSDTLLSIFALSGVSIPVFWMGLILIYIFSLSLGILPVGERGGPLWTIEGLSHIILPSITIAAPSAGVFARITRSSMIEVLEQEYIRTAKAKGLKMNIIIFRHCIRNVLIQLITIIGMQFGYLLGGAIVTETVFAWPGIGRLLVDAIISRDYPLVQGIVLIYSILFVSINLFIDLIYGIIDPRIRYE